Genomic segment of Vibrio azureus:
GCGATATCGCCGTACTCATTACTTCTGGAATGCCCATCTGCAAGGATAAAAGCGATTCTGGGTGAGTGATCGCAGCCGCCAGCCCGACACCAGAACGAACAGCGCCCAGTGCACATAATCGGATTGCACCAGCCATACCTCGGTTCCCCCCAACACATAGCGCTTTTCCATGATGGCCTTTATGTGCTGTCTTTTGTCTGTCGGGTATCAAACGAGGAATAATCTGATGATCAATGCCTAACGCACTTTCGTCTTCAATAGAACGAAATTCTGCACTAATACCCAGCCCCGCAAAGTGCAGTTTTCCAATATAAGAACGCGCCTGCCCCGTACAAAGCCCCTGTTTAACCGCCACGAAGGTAACCGTATGTTCTGCCTGAATCGCGACACCGTGAACCGCTCCAGTATCTGCATTCAATCCAGAGGGAATATCGACCGAAATAACCGGACAATTGATCTGATTAATTTGAGTAATTCGAAGTTGATAGCCGTGATTGAGTGGGCCACGTAGGCCTGTGCCCAACATTGCATCTATGATGACTTCTGCATCGAGCAATGCGACATGCCAATCATCCCAATGCTCGATGTGTCCACCAATGCTACACCATTCTTCATAAGCGGTTTTAGCATCACCATCCAGCTGGTTTATCTCACCTAAATGGAAGACACGGACTTGTAACCCTGCTTGCTTAGCTAAACTAGCAAAGACATAGCCATCCCCCCCATTGTTGCCTTTGCCGCACACGACCAGTACCCGTTGAGCATCAGAATAGTGTTGCCGAAAGCATTTATAGACCGCAATACCGGCTTTCTGCATTAAGTCATACATCGACACCCCAGCAATTTGCGCCGCTTTGATCTCACCAGTTCTGACTTGCTGTGACGTATACAGTTTGAGAGAAAGATTAAAGTCCATATCGACATTCCACTCATTAAGGGATACTTTAAATGTATACAAAAAAGCCGGGAATCACCCCGGCTTTTATATATTTTATTTCCTTCGCTTATTTTTGTTTTTGTACTACCAGCGCCTCAGCAGTCGCATCCTGAACGGATAAAAACAACGAATTGACTTCTCCTGTAGGGCTTCGCATTGGGTTAAGCGTGATGTTTTGGTACATAAATTCTGCTTGCTGAGTCACCGGGCGGACATTACGGCAGCAAAATAGATAGGGCCTTTGGTGCCAAGTAATGAAACTACGGCAACCAAGATCATATACAGGCTTGGTTTTAAGCTTAAACCACTCTTGAGGAATCTCTGGGAAAATATCAAACAATGAGCGACCAATAGCTTCATGCGATTGCAGGCCGCTGTGATGAGTCATGAAACCATTCCACAGCTTCACGTTATATTGTCGATCAATCACGATAAGGCCCATATCGATGTTCTGGACCATGTCGATCATCCAATGAAATTGCTCAAACTCTGCTGGTAGATTTAGCATTTATAGTTCCTCCAGCAAGTAAGCGAGTTTATTGTCGAGAAGTGGTAACGATTCATCTACGAACATAAACAGCAGATCGCAACGTATTGAGGTTCCCTCGATGGTATAGCTAACTTCAAAAGTCATCGTACGACTAAAGCTACCTGCAGTGGACTCAATTATCGAATCGACCGAAATATGTTGCCCCAGCAAGACCGGAGGGCTTTGGAAAAAACGAACTTCAGATTGTTCACCCAACCCATTGAGAAATGATCCAACCAAAATGTTAGACATATCCATAAGCAACTCAAGCTCTTCTAATTCTTCACTCTCAACAGGCACTTTCATCAATGTTTTGAGATCCGAGACACTTGAATCACTGAGGATCACCAAGGCTTCACCAGCAATACCCTCTCCACAAAACCCTTGGCAAACCCCTGAAACATTATCTTTCGAGGCTAACTCTCTTAATGCCATATGTAATTCGCTGACTTCGAATATGTTGACATTGGGCAACGGCAAATTGACAAACACATCGAAGTGCCGCGCCAATGCATCAGCAGCTCGACCAATAGCAATGTTGGCTACCTCCATATACACATCACGGCGACGCAATTTAGGCAGAGAAATAGGCGCTGAATAGGCGGTAACTTCGTCTTGTTTGGAAACAGTAAAAGGCTTTAACGCATGATTAAGTTCATTAATATTAAAGGGCTTTTGAATGAATGCATACGCACCAAGGTCTAGCACGCGCTGTCTTGCCTTGGGCTGAATGTCACCAGAGACGACGATAACAGGCGTCGAGATCTGACGCTGCTTCATCTGTTCTAACGTCTCAAAACCGTCCATTTCTGGCATGGTGAGATCAAGAAATATCAGCTTAAATGACTTCTGCTGTAATGCGTGTAGGGCCTCTTTACCATTAACCGCAAAAGTGATATCAGCCTTCAGTGCTGTGGGTAGTGATTTCGCCATCTGCTTTCGTGCTAAGGCTGAGTCATCACAAATTAGGACAGGAAATGACATACTACCACCTCTCAAAATTGTAAATTGCGCCAATTTAACAGGTTGACACTGTACATTCTATATTTTGAGAAAAAATAACCTGTGTTTATCTTCAATACCCAAGTCAACGACAGGCTTGCCAGACATAGACATGTAAAAGGCGCACTGACAAGCGCGCCTTTGCCTCGTTGCTCAATCGTGAGTATGCGAATTAGAAGATTGTTTTCACTTCTAAACAGATAACGAGGAATTTCAATATATAGTTTTGATTCCATCCAAATTGTGCGTAAAACTAACATTTCTCCTATCGAAGTAGTTATGTTGATTTACACATTAACTATGGTTCATTTTGCTCATAAAACAAGTTTTGACGATAAAAAATTTTCATCTAATATGATACAAGCAGAATAAAAAAAACTTAAAACTTGCAAAATCAGGCACAAAGAATGAATCAGTAGGGACGCTTGAAGATATGGGCATCATTGCACTTTGATAAGTGAAAAACTCCAACAGCAGGATTTACCTGCAAATTAATCATAACAGGGAATCTATCCCCAAATCACCTCAGGCTACTTAATCCAGTTTTCTCAAGATAACTTGGGCATATTGATAAAAACATAATGATAAATAAAAAGAAAACTTGTTATAGTAGCCTTTTAATCTTTAGTATTTCTACTCAATGTCAAAAGATGGGCTCAATGTGAACTGGAAAAGATTTTTGAAATTGTCTCACGTACCGCCATCTCAAGCAGCTTTAGCACTTGGTTTGATTGGCCTAGGACAGGCATGGTCACTTTACGTCCCTGATATTGGGGAGCCATTACGACCAGTTTTAGCCTTTTTGGGTGCCTTGCTGCTGTTTCCTGTGCTGATGAAATACGCGACAAGTCCATCGCTATTTCTGTCTGATCTCAAGCATCCACTGAGAGGCAGTTTGATGGCACCGATGAGTATGGCTTTACTGGTCCTTTGTGATTACTTAGCCGTCGTCACTCCTCTTATTGCTTATCCCTTGTGGTTTCTGGCGATTGGCCTTCACTTTAGCATGATGACGCTTTTTTTCAGTTTCCAACTGATGAACTTCAAGGTCTCGAACATTGTCCCTAGTTGGTTTTTATACCCGGTCGGGCTTATCAGCTCTTCTCTGGCAGGTTCTCAATTTGGTCATACTGTTTTTTCTGAAACGTTAGCTATGGTTTGTATTGGGGTGTATTTTTTCATGTTACCGTTAGTTTTA
This window contains:
- a CDS encoding PAS domain-containing protein, with product MLNLPAEFEQFHWMIDMVQNIDMGLIVIDRQYNVKLWNGFMTHHSGLQSHEAIGRSLFDIFPEIPQEWFKLKTKPVYDLGCRSFITWHQRPYLFCCRNVRPVTQQAEFMYQNITLNPMRSPTGEVNSLFLSVQDATAEALVVQKQK
- a CDS encoding response regulator, with product MSFPVLICDDSALARKQMAKSLPTALKADITFAVNGKEALHALQQKSFKLIFLDLTMPEMDGFETLEQMKQRQISTPVIVVSGDIQPKARQRVLDLGAYAFIQKPFNINELNHALKPFTVSKQDEVTAYSAPISLPKLRRRDVYMEVANIAIGRAADALARHFDVFVNLPLPNVNIFEVSELHMALRELASKDNVSGVCQGFCGEGIAGEALVILSDSSVSDLKTLMKVPVESEELEELELLMDMSNILVGSFLNGLGEQSEVRFFQSPPVLLGQHISVDSIIESTAGSFSRTMTFEVSYTIEGTSIRCDLLFMFVDESLPLLDNKLAYLLEEL
- a CDS encoding bifunctional ADP-dependent NAD(P)H-hydrate dehydratase/NAD(P)H-hydrate epimerase; this translates as MDFNLSLKLYTSQQVRTGEIKAAQIAGVSMYDLMQKAGIAVYKCFRQHYSDAQRVLVVCGKGNNGGDGYVFASLAKQAGLQVRVFHLGEINQLDGDAKTAYEEWCSIGGHIEHWDDWHVALLDAEVIIDAMLGTGLRGPLNHGYQLRITQINQINCPVISVDIPSGLNADTGAVHGVAIQAEHTVTFVAVKQGLCTGQARSYIGKLHFAGLGISAEFRSIEDESALGIDHQIIPRLIPDRQKTAHKGHHGKALCVGGNRGMAGAIRLCALGAVRSGVGLAAAITHPESLLSLQMGIPEVMSTAISLKELGDIENVLAEKTAWASVLIIGPGLGNDEWAHQIYQYLAQQDLPKVVDADGLNILAQVSRKNNSAFVYDKQRIITPHSGEAARLLGVSVDVIENDRFSAIKQLHEKYGGAVVLKGAGTLIYDGVRMYACLAGNSGMATGGMGDMLTGVIGAFVAKGLPPATAARLGVVVHSHAADLDAAQSGEYGLLASDVVNMLRLALNP
- a CDS encoding TDT family transporter, whose translation is MSKDGLNVNWKRFLKLSHVPPSQAALALGLIGLGQAWSLYVPDIGEPLRPVLAFLGALLLFPVLMKYATSPSLFLSDLKHPLRGSLMAPMSMALLVLCDYLAVVTPLIAYPLWFLAIGLHFSMMTLFFSFQLMNFKVSNIVPSWFLYPVGLISSSLAGSQFGHTVFSETLAMVCIGVYFFMLPLVLYRLVFFGSLPRNARPTLAIMAAPVNLSLAAYLVNFPTPDPIITGALAGIGITMTLLIYLCYFRLMRLKFQPSIAAVTFPSVISAIAMHRLTTFFDQSHPNWLWLHDFGFLELSIATFLVLWVSLGYIKMYWPGLFQSPENIFKKG